A portion of the Daphnia magna isolate NIES linkage group LG4, ASM2063170v1.1, whole genome shotgun sequence genome contains these proteins:
- the LOC116920716 gene encoding quinone oxidoreductase isoform X2 encodes MKAVRVHTFGGPEVLKLEHDVPIPIPSETQALIRVGAAGVNPVDTYIRMGLFAQLPILPYIPGRDGSGTVEKIGSEVTTLKVGDRVFFSGATGSYAEYVTCESHSVYHLPDRLTFAQGAALGVPYFTAYRAIFIKGKAKPGDRILVHGASGAVGLAACQLAKAHGLIVVGTAGSPQGLELVKKNGAHWVFNHKEKGYLEEAAKAAGGEGFDIIIENASDINLDKDLTVIGPDARIVVVGNRGNVDISPRFLMAVEASIVGCALFRSTPDEWVQTAAAVVSGLDVGFLTPFVDKEYAMEGVQEAHANVLSHEGGSRGKLVLKIMK; translated from the exons ATGAAAGCTGTACGAGTCcatacatttggaggtccagAAGTCCTGAAACTCGAACACGATGTTCCAATTCCTATCCCTAGTGAGACTCAG GCTTTGATTCGAGTTGGTGCAGCTGGTGTTAATCCTGTAGACACGTACATCCGTATGGGATTATTTGCTCAATTGCCAATTCTGCCTTACATCCCTGGACGTGATGGCTCTGGAACTGTGGAAAAAATTGGCTCTGAAGTTACTACACTCAAG GTGGGAGATCGCGTCTTTTTCTCTGGAGCAACTGGATCTTATGCCGAGTATGTTACTTGCGAATCGCACTCGGTTTACCACCTGCCTGATCGCCTCACCTTCGCTCAAGGGGCAGCCCTAGGCGTCCCGTACTTCACAGCTTATCGCGCAATCTTTATcaa AGGAAAGGCCAAACCGGGCGATCGAATACTCGTACACGGCGCTAGCGGAGCAGTTGGTTTAGCAGCTTGTCAACTTGCTAAAGCCCATG GTTTGATCGTCGTTGGAACGGCTGGCTCTCCACAGGGGTTGGAACTGGTGAAGAAAAATGGTGCTCATTGGGTATTCAATCACAAAGAGAAGGGCTACCTAGAAGAAGCCGCCAAAGCAGCAGGTGGTGAAGGTTTCGACATAATTATTGAAAACGCATCCGACATCAATCTTGACAAAGATTTGACCGTTATTGGTCCTGATGCTCGTATTGTG GTTGTGGGTAATCGAGGCAATGTTGATATTAGTCCTCGTTTCTTGATGGCAGTAGAAGCTTCCATTGTTGGTTGCGCTCTATTCAGGTCCACTCCG GACGAGTGGGTCCAAACGGCTGCAGCGGTAGTTTCAGGCTTGGATGTAGGTTTCCTGACTCCGTTTGTCGATAAAGAATATGCAATGGAAGGTGTTCAAGAGGCTCATGCCAACGTACTTAGTCACGAGGGAGGATCTCGTGGCAAACTGGTCCTGAAAATAATGAAGTAG
- the LOC116920716 gene encoding quinone oxidoreductase isoform X1, translated as MFQKNPLAKLSSINEAGTMKAVRVHTFGGPEVLKLEHDVPIPIPSETQALIRVGAAGVNPVDTYIRMGLFAQLPILPYIPGRDGSGTVEKIGSEVTTLKVGDRVFFSGATGSYAEYVTCESHSVYHLPDRLTFAQGAALGVPYFTAYRAIFIKGKAKPGDRILVHGASGAVGLAACQLAKAHGLIVVGTAGSPQGLELVKKNGAHWVFNHKEKGYLEEAAKAAGGEGFDIIIENASDINLDKDLTVIGPDARIVVVGNRGNVDISPRFLMAVEASIVGCALFRSTPDEWVQTAAAVVSGLDVGFLTPFVDKEYAMEGVQEAHANVLSHEGGSRGKLVLKIMK; from the exons ATGTTCCAGAAGAATCCCTTGGCAAAACTTAGTTCCATTAATGAA GCAGGGACAATGAAAGCTGTACGAGTCcatacatttggaggtccagAAGTCCTGAAACTCGAACACGATGTTCCAATTCCTATCCCTAGTGAGACTCAG GCTTTGATTCGAGTTGGTGCAGCTGGTGTTAATCCTGTAGACACGTACATCCGTATGGGATTATTTGCTCAATTGCCAATTCTGCCTTACATCCCTGGACGTGATGGCTCTGGAACTGTGGAAAAAATTGGCTCTGAAGTTACTACACTCAAG GTGGGAGATCGCGTCTTTTTCTCTGGAGCAACTGGATCTTATGCCGAGTATGTTACTTGCGAATCGCACTCGGTTTACCACCTGCCTGATCGCCTCACCTTCGCTCAAGGGGCAGCCCTAGGCGTCCCGTACTTCACAGCTTATCGCGCAATCTTTATcaa AGGAAAGGCCAAACCGGGCGATCGAATACTCGTACACGGCGCTAGCGGAGCAGTTGGTTTAGCAGCTTGTCAACTTGCTAAAGCCCATG GTTTGATCGTCGTTGGAACGGCTGGCTCTCCACAGGGGTTGGAACTGGTGAAGAAAAATGGTGCTCATTGGGTATTCAATCACAAAGAGAAGGGCTACCTAGAAGAAGCCGCCAAAGCAGCAGGTGGTGAAGGTTTCGACATAATTATTGAAAACGCATCCGACATCAATCTTGACAAAGATTTGACCGTTATTGGTCCTGATGCTCGTATTGTG GTTGTGGGTAATCGAGGCAATGTTGATATTAGTCCTCGTTTCTTGATGGCAGTAGAAGCTTCCATTGTTGGTTGCGCTCTATTCAGGTCCACTCCG GACGAGTGGGTCCAAACGGCTGCAGCGGTAGTTTCAGGCTTGGATGTAGGTTTCCTGACTCCGTTTGTCGATAAAGAATATGCAATGGAAGGTGTTCAAGAGGCTCATGCCAACGTACTTAGTCACGAGGGAGGATCTCGTGGCAAACTGGTCCTGAAAATAATGAAGTAG